One Salvia splendens isolate huo1 chromosome 22, SspV2, whole genome shotgun sequence DNA segment encodes these proteins:
- the LOC121786199 gene encoding thioredoxin reductase NTRB-like isoform X2, with product MTYNCFSKFLSTLKKARSLIGVAALSTTTTAAASAAPASPKLTAMETDLQTLKTRVCIIGSGPAAHTAAIYAARAELKPILFEGWMANDIAPGGQLTTTSEVENFPGFPEGIGGIDLMDKCRAQSVKFGTQIFTETVSKVDFSGFPFKIFSDSRTVVADSVIVATGAVAKRLNFPGSETFWNRGISACAVCDGAAPIFRNKPLAVIGGGDSAMEEANFLTKYGSKVYIIHRRNEFRASKIMQNRAQTNPKIEVLWNSTVTEAYGERTLGGLKVKNVQSGEVSDLPVSGLFFAIGHEPATKFLDGQLELDSDGYVVTNPGTTYTSVKGVFASGDVQDKKYRQAITAAGSGCMAALDAEHYLQEIGSQEV from the exons ATGACCTACAACTGTTTCTCCAAATTCCTCAGCACTCTCAAGAAAGCCCGCAGCCTTATCGGCGTCGCCGCcctctccaccaccaccacagccGCCGCCTCCGCAGCACCGGCTTCCCCCAAGCTCACAGCCATGGAAACCGACCTCCAGACCCTCAAAACCCGCGTTTGCATCATCGGCAGCGGCCCCGCCGCCCACACCGCCGCGATCTACGCCGCTCGCGCCGAGCTCAAGCCCATCCTCTTCGAGGGCTGGATGGCCAACGACATCGCCCCTGGCGGCCAGCTCACCACCACCTCCGAGGTCGAGAATTTCCCCGGCTTTCCCGAAGGAATTGGCGGGATAGATCTGATGGACAAGTGCCGCGCGCAGTCTGTCAAATTCGGCACGCAGATTTTCACCGAGACTGTCTCCAAGGTTGACTTCTCCGGCTTTCCGTTTAAGATTTTTAGCGATTCGAGGACTGTTGTTGCCGATTCTGTGATTGTAGCAACTGGCGCTGTTGCGAAACGCCTCAATTTCCCCGGCTCCGAAACCTTTTGGAATCGGGGGATTTCCGCTTGTGCCGTGTGCGACGGCGCAGCGCCTATTTTCCGCAATAAGCCACTTGCAGTTATTGGTGGTGGTGATTCTGCCATGGAGGAAGCTAACTTTTTAACCAAGTATGGCTCCAAAGTGTACATTATTCATCGGAGGAATGAGTTTCGTGCTTCGAAGATTATGCAGAACAGAGCACAGACGAATCCGAAGATTGAAGTGCTGTGGAATTCGACGGTGACTGAGGCGTATGGGGAGAGAACTTTGGGGGGATTGAAGGTTAAGAACGTGCAGAGCGGGGAGGTTTCGGATTTGCCAGTTTCTGGTTTGTTTTTCGCAATTGGGCATGAACCTGCAACCAAGTTTCTGGATGGGCAGCTGGAATTGGATTCGGACGGGTATGTGGTCACGAATCCCGGCACCACATATACAAGTGTGAAGGGTGTCTTTGCTTCTGGTGATGTTCAGGATAAGAAATACCGGCAAGCTATTACTGCAGCTGGAAGCG GGTGTATGGCAGCCTTGGATGCAGAACATTACCTTCAAGAGATCGGTTCTCAGGAGG TGTGA
- the LOC121786199 gene encoding thioredoxin reductase NTRB-like isoform X1, whose amino-acid sequence MTYNCFSKFLSTLKKARSLIGVAALSTTTTAAASAAPASPKLTAMETDLQTLKTRVCIIGSGPAAHTAAIYAARAELKPILFEGWMANDIAPGGQLTTTSEVENFPGFPEGIGGIDLMDKCRAQSVKFGTQIFTETVSKVDFSGFPFKIFSDSRTVVADSVIVATGAVAKRLNFPGSETFWNRGISACAVCDGAAPIFRNKPLAVIGGGDSAMEEANFLTKYGSKVYIIHRRNEFRASKIMQNRAQTNPKIEVLWNSTVTEAYGERTLGGLKVKNVQSGEVSDLPVSGLFFAIGHEPATKFLDGQLELDSDGYVVTNPGTTYTSVKGVFASGDVQDKKYRQAITAAGSGCMAALDAEHYLQEIGSQEDHGGHISKI is encoded by the exons ATGACCTACAACTGTTTCTCCAAATTCCTCAGCACTCTCAAGAAAGCCCGCAGCCTTATCGGCGTCGCCGCcctctccaccaccaccacagccGCCGCCTCCGCAGCACCGGCTTCCCCCAAGCTCACAGCCATGGAAACCGACCTCCAGACCCTCAAAACCCGCGTTTGCATCATCGGCAGCGGCCCCGCCGCCCACACCGCCGCGATCTACGCCGCTCGCGCCGAGCTCAAGCCCATCCTCTTCGAGGGCTGGATGGCCAACGACATCGCCCCTGGCGGCCAGCTCACCACCACCTCCGAGGTCGAGAATTTCCCCGGCTTTCCCGAAGGAATTGGCGGGATAGATCTGATGGACAAGTGCCGCGCGCAGTCTGTCAAATTCGGCACGCAGATTTTCACCGAGACTGTCTCCAAGGTTGACTTCTCCGGCTTTCCGTTTAAGATTTTTAGCGATTCGAGGACTGTTGTTGCCGATTCTGTGATTGTAGCAACTGGCGCTGTTGCGAAACGCCTCAATTTCCCCGGCTCCGAAACCTTTTGGAATCGGGGGATTTCCGCTTGTGCCGTGTGCGACGGCGCAGCGCCTATTTTCCGCAATAAGCCACTTGCAGTTATTGGTGGTGGTGATTCTGCCATGGAGGAAGCTAACTTTTTAACCAAGTATGGCTCCAAAGTGTACATTATTCATCGGAGGAATGAGTTTCGTGCTTCGAAGATTATGCAGAACAGAGCACAGACGAATCCGAAGATTGAAGTGCTGTGGAATTCGACGGTGACTGAGGCGTATGGGGAGAGAACTTTGGGGGGATTGAAGGTTAAGAACGTGCAGAGCGGGGAGGTTTCGGATTTGCCAGTTTCTGGTTTGTTTTTCGCAATTGGGCATGAACCTGCAACCAAGTTTCTGGATGGGCAGCTGGAATTGGATTCGGACGGGTATGTGGTCACGAATCCCGGCACCACATATACAAGTGTGAAGGGTGTCTTTGCTTCTGGTGATGTTCAGGATAAGAAATACCGGCAAGCTATTACTGCAGCTGGAAGCG GGTGTATGGCAGCCTTGGATGCAGAACATTACCTTCAAGAGATCGGTTCTCAGGAGG ATCACGGTGGGCACATTTCCAAAATCTGA
- the LOC121786005 gene encoding plant intracellular Ras-group-related LRR protein 4-like, producing the protein MMMDASNMTVEKAVQEVMRMHKSLPARPGIEEVEEARSLIQSVEREDEMKLERIVQPNMAKQIPEELVRILQEMQRTMIHLQSNEQKKEAQKLLDLESTHSLFDELIQRASVCLKSNASSSSSKLKTTTTTTNERPLRQSFVYEEPMKAKDDSYLNKPFKASALRLDRVGAKPRSRDVMTSPPVVDSTPGPEASVHGEKMDLIKVASCIEVSAKKGDRELILQGKLSDQVEWIPDSLGKLSALMKLDLSENAIMMVPGAIGGLSSLKTLDLHGNKLQELPESIGDLLRLLLLDLRGNQLTALPASIDRLARLQELDLSSNGITSLPETIGSLSSLQKLNIETNDLEEIPHAIGRCTCLKELRADYNHLKALPEAVGRIESLEILTLRYNNIRQLPTTMASLLRLRQLDVSFNELEAIPESLCFATTLVKMDVSNNFADLQALPRSIGNLEMLEELMSNNNQIRALPNSFGMLTRLRVLNVDGNPLVVPPRDVVEKGAQAVVGYMAEVAGKREVKPQASKQKKSWAHNWLFSISNKRKRNLVEYAKA; encoded by the exons ATGATGATGGATGCCTCTAACATGACTGTGGAAAAGGCCGTGCAAGAGGTGATGAGAATGCACAAGTCTTTGCCGGCCCGGCCCGGGATCGAGGAGGTCGAAGAGGCCCGCAGCTTGATCCAGAGCGTGGAGAGGGAAGATGAAATGAAACTGGAGAGAATTGTTCAGCCAAACATGGCAAAACAGATCCCAGAAGAGTTGGTGAGGATTCTGCAGGAAATGCAGAGGACTATGATTCATTTGCAGAGCAATGAGCAGAAGAAGGAGGCGCAGAAGCTGCTGGATCTGGAGAGCACCCACTCACTGTTTGATGAATTGATTCAGAGAGCTTCTGTGTGCCTCAAGTCCAatgcatcttcttcttcttctaagctgaagacgacgacgacgacaacCAATGAGAGGCCACTGAGACAATCCTTTGTTTATGAGGAGCCCATGAAGGCCAAGGATGACTCTTACTTGAACAAGCCATTCAAGGCGTCCGCTCTTCGTTTGGACCGTGTTGGTGCCAAGCCTCGATCAAGGGATGTTATGACGTCTCCACCGGTCGTAGATTCCACTCCCGGACCAGAGGCTTCTGTTCATG GTGAGAAAATGGATCTAATAAAAGTGGCTAGCTGCATCGAGGTGTCTGCGAAGAAAGGAGACCGGGAGCTGATTCTACAAGGCAAGCTATCGGATCAAGTTGAATGGATACCTGATTCATTAGGAAAACTCTCAGCTCTGATGAAGCTCGACTTATCCGAGAACGCCATCATGATGGTGCCCGGTGCCATAGGCGGTCTCTCGTCTCTCAAAACACTCGATTTGCACGGAAACAAACTCCAAGAATTGCCAGAGTCAATAGGGGATTTGCTCCGGTTgctccttcttgatctcagagGGAATCAGTTGACAGCACTGCCTGCATCCATCGACAGGCTAGCTCGTCTCCAGGAGCTCGACTTGAGCTCCAACGGGATCACATCACTCCCAGAAACAATAGGCTCCCTCTCCAGCCTCCAGAAGCTCAACATTGAAACCAATGATTTAGAAGAAATCCCTCATGCCATAGGCAGATGCACTTGTCTGAAGGAGCTCCGGGCCGACTACAACCACCTCAAGGCGCTCCCGGAGGCAGTGGGGAGGATCGAGTCGCTGGAGATCCTAACGCTGCGGTACAACAACATCAGGCAGCTGCCCACCACCATGGCCTCCCTGCTGAGGCTGAGGCAGCTGGATGTGAGCTTCAACGAGCTGGAGGCCATCCCGGAGAGCCTGTGCTTCGCCACGACGCTCGTGAAGATGGATGTGAGCAACAACTTTGCTGATCTGCAGGCTCTGCCGAGGTCCATAGGCAACCTGGAGATGCTGGAGGAGCTGATGAGTAACAACAACCAGATCAGGGCGCTGCCCAACTCCTTCGGGATGCTGACTAGGCTGCGCGTGCTGAACGTCGATGGCAACCCCCTCGTGGTGCCACCGAGGGATGTGGTCGAGAAAGGAGCTCAG GCTGTGGTTGGTTACATGGCAGAAGTAGCTGGAAAGAGGGAGGTGAAGCCACAGGCAAGCAAACAGAAGAAATCATGGGCTCACAATTGGTTGTTTTCAATATCTAACAAACGCAAGCGCAATCTTGTGGAGTATGCAAAAGCCTAA
- the LOC121786868 gene encoding transcription factor MYBS1-like, with protein sequence MEWSDFHSSNLEESLFSFLSPQSAMATGEWSSEENTVFENALAEVDHSSPNFFESLAAKVPWRSPDDVRLHYEALVQDLELIESGHFPIPDYPPLDAPARPDEMDPTRDDDIRGKSGQPRRRGIPWTEEEHQLFLMGLNKYGKGDWRSISRYYVVTKTPTQVASHAQKYFRRQTSSTPADRRRPSIHDIHTVNPGAAALNAPPLPLPFPPLALIPNIHQPYAAPGLAVDQNQGFMPPISAPSHAVYHQGAPASYPSSSSAPPSFHPNQFWG encoded by the exons ATGGAGTGGTCAGATTTCCATAGCTCCAACTTGGAAGAATCCCTATTCAGCTTCCTTTCCCC ACAATCTGCAATGGCAACTGGAGAGTGGAGTAGTGAGGAAAACACCGTGTTCGAAAACGCCCTGGCCGAGGTGGACCACTCCTCTCCGAACTTCTTCGAGAGCCTCGCTGCCAAGGTCCCGTGGCGATCCCCCGACGACGTCAGGCTCCACTACGAGGCCCTGGTGCAAGACCTCGAGCTCATCGAATCCGGCCACTTCCCCATCCCGGACTACCCCCCTCTCGACGCCCCTGCCCGCCCCGACGAGATGGACCCCACCCGTGACGACGACATCAGAGGCAAATCTGGCCAGCCACGCCGCAGAGGCATCCCATGGACTGAAGAAGAACATCA GCTGTTTCTGATGGGGCTGAACAAGTACGGGAAGGGCGACTGGAGGAGCATCTCCAGGTACTACGTGGTCACGAAAACCCCGACTCAGGTGGCCAGCCACGCCCAGAAGTACTTCCGCCGCCAGACGAGCTCCACCCCGGCCGACCGGCGCCGCCCCAGCATCCACGACATCCATACTGTGAATCCAGGCGCCGCCGCCCTGAACGCGCCGCCGCTCCCCCTGCCGTTCCCTCCTCTAGCCCTAATTCCCAACATTCACCAGCCCTACGCCGCCCCGGGCCTCGCTGTGGATCAGAATCAGGGGTTCATGCCGCCCATCAGTGCCCCCTCGCACGCGGTCTACCACCAAGGCGCGCCTGCTTCGTACCCGTCCTCATCCTCGGCCCCACCCAGCTTCCACCCCAACCAGTTCTGGGGGTGA